A single genomic interval of Alteromonas sp. CI.11.F.A3 harbors:
- a CDS encoding PKD domain-containing protein produces MFIRANYKKSIIAASLVLALSGCNDDDKENVIVNEEEAVNEEVVNVVPVAQAGEDATVDENTQVTLSGSGIDDDGTIASYSWVQTEGVAVTLTNADQASAEFTAPDVKPSETLTFELTVTDDAGATATDSVSVTVTHINASPTISISAQEVEEKEAHSIDAVAEDDGEIASYLWVQTGGTEVELSGATTATLSFVAPSVEGDETLSFALTVEDDEGETTTETVNVNVLQKNVELTLVGLVTDSPIIDANVVINVGDEQQEVTAGSDGSYTATLSVDDDATDKMVSIVASGVGSQTQAKLMSVLGSVEALNEASTGDGEVTKDDFFGVNVTNVTTANAGLMQRENLGAPIVDDETLAALNLRVSQQEKFALATAIKVAIDKAGDDASLALPDGIVDTLALAQNPEASTAYIETIEDTEAYASAYEEIIADPELVDSDLDSSVTTYFLLDYYNPLISYPGKKLTLTSDTTATYSNYLGTFEAERFSDNSEMTLEFDEGVYRFSQSEFVDVNGVIQEVEVGYDYHEITFLPLSEQDGVVTFEVTSLYSKYYPNGELEDIHNIIDDPSQVTAITLNNATEITIDSADNKALSLPVTSSFFEPDNNNLFTFNWSSDTFEFNEDGTGNTRVVDNDFTWVKQPYGLKPDINELVITFDDGTTLSYVQLTDSSDNNLYAVSGISSDGQRDSYKVDAGGAITDEDKFDVASVPGIYTYAFDGDSLNEFWWELWPNGKAYTIEVGDYNGDGKISTEEILVMYGNWSVEANGELQINRYRFTDYSWPGCFNESADCYLYNSRTWSVFAQVGDAYHITNLHKFDFNQQDGSSGFDGIVDYFTQDNRRVSKQANRPVTVTLPEHPHLPALPPQAFVNLVVPSDFIGTTIYGVEQNGLYTVEDASIALSLEADDTYTQTFEGLPQGRESGSYLVAADNSILLQAEDVTAPNALQAFLLASDGVAIGAYLGAPVPFFETQQEADDYETVLRDGTSVASFDSLKDKSLVLVDASQNGEWSATYLQFDGTNVVIYTDSTYSEVDNSFAYALNDDGSIDIDGRLYLSLSTTGFSVFVSDEGEGDYIDFNYLFEDTTLAAQFVENANNVRATAEQLGDN; encoded by the coding sequence ATGTTCATCAGAGCAAATTATAAGAAAAGCATTATTGCTGCATCACTGGTACTAGCCTTGTCAGGTTGTAACGACGATGATAAAGAAAATGTTATTGTAAATGAAGAAGAGGCGGTTAATGAAGAGGTCGTTAATGTTGTCCCCGTCGCTCAAGCCGGTGAGGATGCAACCGTTGATGAGAATACGCAGGTTACACTATCCGGTAGTGGTATTGATGATGACGGTACAATTGCATCCTATAGTTGGGTGCAAACCGAAGGCGTAGCGGTGACGTTAACCAATGCCGACCAAGCTTCTGCTGAATTTACCGCCCCAGATGTGAAACCTTCCGAAACACTTACGTTCGAACTGACTGTTACTGATGATGCTGGGGCGACTGCCACAGATAGTGTGTCTGTCACAGTTACTCACATCAACGCATCGCCGACAATTTCAATATCAGCACAAGAAGTAGAAGAGAAAGAGGCTCACTCTATTGATGCGGTAGCTGAAGACGACGGTGAAATTGCCAGCTATTTGTGGGTTCAAACGGGCGGTACCGAGGTTGAGCTAAGCGGGGCGACTACCGCAACGCTTTCCTTTGTTGCACCATCAGTAGAGGGCGATGAAACTTTATCCTTTGCCCTTACCGTAGAAGATGATGAAGGTGAGACGACGACCGAAACGGTTAACGTAAATGTACTCCAGAAAAACGTAGAATTGACGTTAGTAGGGCTAGTGACTGATTCCCCTATTATTGATGCAAACGTTGTTATTAACGTGGGTGATGAGCAACAGGAAGTGACAGCCGGTAGTGATGGAAGTTATACCGCCACACTGAGTGTGGATGACGATGCGACTGATAAAATGGTGTCGATTGTAGCCAGTGGTGTAGGATCGCAAACGCAAGCTAAACTTATGTCAGTGCTGGGGTCGGTTGAAGCACTCAATGAGGCTTCTACTGGTGATGGCGAGGTAACGAAAGATGATTTTTTCGGCGTGAATGTGACCAACGTTACCACTGCAAACGCCGGTTTAATGCAGCGAGAAAATCTGGGCGCCCCCATCGTTGATGACGAAACACTAGCGGCACTGAATCTTCGAGTTTCACAACAAGAGAAATTTGCGCTAGCCACCGCGATTAAGGTGGCAATAGATAAAGCGGGCGATGATGCCAGCCTAGCCCTTCCTGACGGTATAGTTGATACGCTAGCACTAGCCCAAAATCCCGAAGCTTCCACAGCCTATATTGAAACCATTGAAGATACCGAGGCTTATGCGTCAGCTTACGAAGAAATTATTGCAGACCCAGAGCTAGTAGATAGTGATTTAGACTCATCGGTTACCACCTACTTTTTGCTTGATTACTACAATCCTTTAATTAGTTATCCTGGCAAAAAGCTTACGTTAACCAGTGATACGACGGCGACTTATAGCAACTATTTAGGCACGTTTGAAGCTGAACGATTTAGCGATAACAGTGAGATGACGTTGGAATTTGATGAGGGCGTTTATCGGTTCTCGCAAAGTGAATTTGTCGACGTTAACGGGGTTATTCAGGAAGTTGAAGTAGGATATGATTACCATGAAATCACTTTTTTACCGCTAAGTGAGCAAGATGGAGTAGTAACGTTTGAAGTGACGTCGCTTTACTCAAAGTATTACCCCAATGGTGAATTGGAAGACATTCACAATATTATCGATGATCCTTCGCAAGTTACGGCAATTACCTTAAATAACGCCACAGAAATTACCATTGATAGTGCCGACAATAAGGCGTTATCACTACCCGTGACTTCTTCTTTTTTTGAACCTGATAACAATAACTTATTTACCTTCAATTGGTCTTCAGACACGTTTGAATTTAACGAAGACGGGACGGGTAATACCCGTGTTGTCGATAATGATTTTACATGGGTGAAGCAACCTTACGGGTTAAAACCTGATATCAACGAACTTGTCATTACATTTGATGACGGAACAACACTGTCTTATGTGCAGCTAACCGACTCAAGCGACAATAATCTTTATGCGGTTAGCGGAATCTCGTCAGACGGACAACGCGATTCATATAAAGTAGATGCTGGAGGCGCGATAACCGATGAAGATAAGTTCGACGTGGCATCTGTACCCGGTATCTATACTTACGCCTTTGATGGAGACAGCCTTAATGAATTTTGGTGGGAGCTTTGGCCGAATGGAAAGGCCTATACCATTGAAGTCGGTGATTACAACGGTGACGGCAAAATTTCAACAGAAGAAATTTTGGTGATGTATGGTAATTGGTCAGTGGAAGCGAATGGGGAACTACAAATAAATCGCTACCGCTTTACTGACTATAGTTGGCCTGGTTGTTTCAACGAATCTGCGGATTGTTACTTATACAACAGTCGAACATGGTCGGTATTTGCTCAGGTTGGCGATGCCTATCATATTACAAATCTGCACAAATTTGATTTCAATCAACAAGATGGCAGCAGCGGATTCGATGGCATCGTTGATTACTTTACTCAAGATAACCGCCGCGTGTCTAAGCAGGCGAACCGTCCTGTAACCGTAACACTGCCTGAACACCCGCACTTACCAGCGCTACCCCCTCAAGCATTTGTGAACTTAGTAGTACCCTCAGATTTCATAGGTACAACAATCTATGGTGTTGAGCAAAACGGGTTGTATACGGTAGAAGACGCATCAATAGCATTGAGCCTAGAAGCCGACGATACGTATACGCAAACCTTCGAAGGATTACCGCAAGGCCGTGAAAGTGGAAGTTACCTAGTTGCAGCAGATAACAGTATTCTTCTACAGGCAGAAGATGTTACGGCGCCGAATGCACTTCAAGCATTCTTGCTAGCGTCTGACGGCGTTGCGATTGGCGCTTATCTAGGTGCGCCAGTTCCGTTTTTTGAAACTCAGCAAGAGGCTGATGATTATGAAACGGTGTTAAGAGACGGAACTTCAGTTGCTTCGTTTGATTCGTTAAAAGATAAGAGTCTAGTGTTGGTAGACGCATCACAAAACGGTGAATGGTCTGCCACTTATTTACAGTTTGATGGCACCAATGTGGTCATCTATACCGACAGCACTTACTCAGAAGTAGACAATAGTTTCGCCTATGCGTTGAATGATGATGGGAGCATAGATATTGACGGTAGATTGTATCTCTCTTTGAGTACTACTGGATTCTCGGTATTCGTTTCTGATGAAGGAGAGGGTGATTATATTGACTTCAACTATCTTTTTGAAGATACGACACTAGCGGCTCAGTTCGTTGAAAATGCGAATAATGTGCGTGCGACGGCAGAGCAGTTGGGTGACAACTGA
- a CDS encoding NAD(P)/FAD-dependent oxidoreductase, whose protein sequence is MLRLTDIKLPLDHDEVAIENAILHKLQITKSMLLETTVFKRGYDARNNRDIQLIYTLDVAVENEAALLEKFAKDTSVRLTPDMRYKFVATAPSDITDRPVVVGLGPCGLFAALILAQMGFKPIVLERGKAVRERTKDTFGFWRKQPLNPESNVQFGEGGAGTFSDGKLYSQVKDRKHYGRKVLNEFVAAGAPEEIMYVSKPHIGTFKLVSMVEKMREQIISLGGEIRFSTRVERLDLDSPGADTNSSGADEHSKSHKIKGLFLSDGSYLPCTKVIMAIGHSARDTFQSLYDQGVYIEAKPFSIGFRIEHEQSMIDSCRFGDNAGNPILGAADYKLVHHCRNGRTVYSFCMCPGGTVVAATSEPGRVVTNGMSQYSRHERNANSAIVVGITPEKDYPEHPLAGIDLQRKLEELAYKVGGENYHAPAQLIGDFLAGKPSEEVGDVKPSYTPGITLTDLSKVVPDFVIESIREAIPAFNRQIKGFAKADGMLTGVETRTSSPVCIKRDKHYESVNIEGLYPAGEGAGYAGGIWSAGIDGIRVAEAVALALVPSSTHS, encoded by the coding sequence ATGTTACGTTTAACCGATATTAAATTACCGCTAGATCACGATGAAGTTGCGATAGAAAACGCAATTTTACATAAGCTTCAAATCACCAAATCGATGCTTCTTGAAACCACGGTATTTAAACGAGGTTACGATGCGCGTAACAATAGAGACATCCAGCTTATTTACACCCTTGATGTAGCGGTAGAAAACGAAGCTGCGCTGCTCGAAAAATTCGCCAAAGATACCAGCGTGCGATTAACCCCTGACATGCGTTATAAGTTTGTTGCCACTGCACCGAGTGATATTACAGACCGTCCAGTGGTGGTTGGTCTTGGGCCTTGCGGTCTATTCGCTGCGCTGATTTTGGCACAAATGGGTTTTAAACCCATTGTACTTGAGCGAGGCAAAGCTGTTCGGGAACGCACCAAAGACACCTTTGGTTTTTGGCGTAAACAACCCTTAAACCCAGAGTCGAATGTACAATTTGGCGAAGGCGGCGCGGGCACTTTTTCTGACGGCAAGCTATATAGTCAGGTAAAAGATCGCAAGCATTATGGCCGTAAGGTACTGAATGAATTTGTTGCTGCTGGCGCCCCTGAAGAAATCATGTATGTGAGTAAGCCGCATATTGGTACGTTTAAACTGGTGAGCATGGTAGAGAAAATGCGCGAGCAGATCATTTCTCTTGGCGGTGAAATTCGCTTCAGTACTAGGGTAGAACGTTTGGATTTAGACAGCCCTGGTGCTGATACAAACAGCTCTGGTGCAGATGAACACTCAAAAAGCCATAAAATTAAAGGGCTTTTCTTATCTGACGGTAGCTACCTCCCCTGCACCAAAGTGATTATGGCAATAGGCCATAGCGCGCGCGATACATTTCAATCACTTTATGACCAAGGTGTGTACATAGAAGCTAAGCCCTTCTCAATTGGTTTTAGAATTGAACACGAACAAAGCATGATCGACAGCTGTCGATTTGGCGATAACGCTGGAAACCCTATTTTGGGCGCAGCCGATTACAAACTTGTGCACCACTGTAGAAATGGCCGTACTGTATACAGCTTTTGTATGTGTCCAGGTGGAACTGTTGTGGCTGCAACATCTGAACCAGGCCGCGTAGTCACCAATGGCATGAGCCAATATTCTCGTCACGAACGAAATGCCAACAGCGCTATTGTGGTAGGTATTACCCCTGAAAAAGATTACCCAGAACACCCGTTGGCGGGCATAGATCTTCAGCGTAAACTGGAGGAATTGGCTTATAAAGTTGGCGGCGAAAACTACCACGCACCAGCGCAGCTTATTGGCGACTTTTTAGCTGGCAAACCAAGCGAAGAAGTGGGTGACGTAAAGCCTTCTTATACACCAGGTATTACCCTGACAGATTTAAGTAAAGTCGTTCCTGATTTTGTTATCGAATCTATCCGCGAAGCCATTCCCGCATTTAATCGTCAAATCAAAGGCTTTGCTAAGGCTGATGGTATGCTAACCGGCGTTGAAACCCGTACTTCATCACCAGTATGTATCAAACGTGATAAACACTACGAGAGCGTGAATATTGAGGGTTTGTACCCGGCAGGCGAAGGGGCAGGCTATGCAGGAGGCATCTGGTCTGCAGGTATTGATGGCATTCGCGTAGCAGAAGCGGTAGCACTGGCTTTAGTGCCCTCTAGCACTCATTCCTAG
- the fdxA gene encoding ferredoxin FdxA → MTFVVTDNCINCKYTDCVAVCPVDAFFEGPNFLAIDPAICIDCALCVPECPADAIVQDTHLTDAQKPYLAINEALAAKWPNIIELKAPPEDADVWNGVPDKLALLEHE, encoded by the coding sequence ATGACCTTTGTAGTGACAGACAATTGCATAAACTGTAAGTACACAGACTGTGTTGCAGTATGCCCAGTAGATGCATTCTTTGAAGGACCTAATTTTTTAGCCATAGATCCTGCTATATGTATCGATTGTGCGCTATGTGTACCTGAATGTCCTGCCGACGCCATTGTTCAAGACACGCACCTCACTGATGCGCAAAAACCGTATTTGGCCATCAACGAAGCGCTTGCCGCGAAATGGCCTAACATCATCGAGCTTAAAGCGCCGCCTGAAGACGCCGATGTATGGAATGGTGTGCCAGATAAACTCGCCTTGCTTGAACACGAATAG
- a CDS encoding RNA methyltransferase, whose product MKLDDVKKLHQKKYRSQFGFYLVEGEHLVLELAKTINAHTSEKPSAESITLYITDDFEQKARALDSGFTVVNVTQKQMSQLSDTKTPQGIIACVPLPSPTASAANTLENASNKGSKQELKHTGKQRYVYLHEVQDPGNLGTIIRTLAWFDNFTLLLSPNSVDPFNSKVVRSSMGAIFHVPIELDVSLNALQSRFSRFAYLDMAGEAVTASSFSDFDCYLFGNEARGVPKSALSQFNAEAYTIAGSGKIDSLNLASAVNMCVYELSR is encoded by the coding sequence TTGAAACTGGATGATGTTAAAAAGCTGCATCAGAAAAAATACCGTAGCCAATTCGGCTTTTATTTAGTGGAAGGCGAGCATTTGGTATTGGAGCTTGCTAAGACGATAAATGCTCATACTAGTGAAAAGCCAAGTGCAGAATCTATCACGCTTTACATCACCGATGACTTTGAACAAAAGGCGAGGGCACTTGATTCGGGTTTTACGGTTGTAAACGTCACCCAAAAGCAAATGTCACAGCTAAGTGATACTAAAACGCCGCAAGGTATTATTGCCTGTGTGCCACTGCCTAGCCCTACAGCTAGCGCAGCCAATACTCTAGAGAATGCGTCGAACAAAGGTTCTAAACAAGAGCTTAAACATACAGGTAAGCAGCGCTATGTGTATCTGCACGAAGTTCAAGACCCAGGAAATTTAGGCACCATAATAAGAACATTAGCCTGGTTCGATAATTTCACCTTATTACTAAGCCCCAACAGTGTAGACCCTTTTAATTCTAAAGTGGTGCGTTCAAGTATGGGGGCAATCTTTCACGTGCCTATTGAATTAGACGTGAGCCTAAACGCATTACAATCCCGCTTTAGCCGGTTTGCCTATTTAGATATGGCAGGTGAAGCCGTTACCGCATCGTCGTTTTCAGATTTCGACTGCTACTTATTTGGTAATGAGGCCCGCGGCGTGCCTAAATCGGCGCTTTCTCAGTTTAATGCCGAGGCGTACACCATAGCCGGCAGTGGTAAGATAGATTCACTTAACTTGGCCAGTGCCGTGAATATGTGTGTTTATGAGTTGTCCCGTTAG
- the ylqF gene encoding ribosome biogenesis GTPase YlqF, with protein MALQWFPGHMHKALKEIKESLSQVDVLIEVLDARIPFSSENPEIAKLRGDKPCIKILNKYDLADPEITAQWQAYLESERGVKTLTTSSDNPASSKQVMGLIKTICAHKDVQHKAIKAMITGIPNVGKSTLINILADRIIAKTGNEPAVTKSQQRINLGDGIVLFDTPGVLWPKLENPNSIYRLASSGAVKNTAMEYDDVGFYAADYLIKAYPEVLKTNYKLEDIPDTEIEFLEAAAKKRGAIMTGGRVNLHKICEVLLNELQSGKLGRITLETPEMIEAEKREIAEAAAKKAADNAKRKQRFKDGSLTPDKKARKEKRNEKREAQSIRMKKNVKK; from the coding sequence GTGGCCTTACAATGGTTTCCTGGGCACATGCACAAAGCCCTTAAAGAGATTAAGGAATCGCTTAGTCAGGTAGATGTACTGATTGAGGTGCTTGATGCACGCATCCCGTTTTCAAGCGAAAACCCAGAGATTGCAAAATTACGAGGCGATAAGCCGTGCATAAAAATTCTCAATAAGTACGACTTGGCCGACCCGGAAATAACGGCGCAGTGGCAAGCATACTTGGAATCTGAACGTGGGGTTAAAACCCTTACTACCTCTAGCGATAACCCTGCTAGTAGTAAACAAGTGATGGGGCTGATTAAAACCATTTGTGCGCACAAAGACGTGCAGCATAAAGCGATTAAAGCCATGATCACGGGAATTCCAAACGTAGGGAAGTCTACCCTTATAAATATTTTGGCCGACCGTATTATTGCTAAAACGGGTAACGAGCCAGCGGTGACGAAAAGCCAGCAACGTATTAATTTAGGTGATGGCATTGTGCTTTTCGATACCCCAGGGGTGTTATGGCCAAAGCTAGAAAACCCTAATTCTATTTATCGTTTAGCCTCTTCGGGTGCTGTTAAGAACACCGCCATGGAATATGATGATGTAGGGTTTTACGCAGCGGATTACCTAATTAAAGCGTATCCTGAAGTGCTAAAAACGAATTACAAATTAGAAGACATTCCCGATACTGAAATTGAGTTTCTAGAAGCCGCAGCGAAAAAGCGGGGCGCGATAATGACTGGTGGGCGCGTAAATCTTCACAAAATATGTGAAGTATTATTGAACGAACTGCAATCAGGTAAATTAGGTAGAATAACCCTAGAAACCCCTGAAATGATTGAAGCAGAAAAACGTGAAATAGCAGAAGCGGCAGCAAAGAAAGCGGCTGATAACGCCAAGCGCAAGCAACGGTTCAAAGATGGCTCGCTTACGCCAGATAAAAAAGCTAGAAAAGAAAAACGAAATGAAAAGCGTGAAGCACAAAGTATAAGAATGAAAAAAAACGTGAAGAAGTAG
- a CDS encoding transglutaminase domain-containing protein produces MDLSEPSTKAFVASYQQAYADVPFKLEHLAAFVDGYIVDPNYIHGFNIASVVASQRSGDCTEYAVLTAALARSLGLSARVIIGTVIFEQTDHVNAFGHAWTEVWHDGQWHIVDSALYRSDATQQFYLPASELDNEGPGYGMGLARAFVLMPEKLDSLRSRP; encoded by the coding sequence GTGGATTTAAGCGAGCCCAGTACGAAAGCGTTCGTTGCTAGCTATCAACAAGCTTATGCCGATGTGCCTTTTAAGTTAGAGCATCTTGCAGCCTTTGTTGATGGCTATATTGTTGACCCAAACTATATTCACGGTTTTAACATTGCTTCGGTGGTTGCCAGCCAACGCAGCGGTGATTGCACAGAATATGCGGTACTGACAGCGGCATTGGCTCGCTCTTTAGGTCTATCTGCAAGAGTCATTATTGGTACTGTCATTTTTGAGCAAACTGACCATGTCAATGCGTTTGGGCACGCTTGGACTGAAGTGTGGCATGATGGACAATGGCACATTGTAGATTCAGCCTTATATCGCTCAGATGCAACACAGCAATTTTATTTGCCAGCCTCTGAATTAGACAACGAAGGGCCGGGTTATGGGATGGGGCTTGCTAGGGCCTTTGTACTTATGCCCGAGAAACTTGATTCACTTCGTAGTAGGCCCTGA
- a CDS encoding DUF2780 domain-containing protein: protein MKKIYALVLVSGLTVAPQSHAEGWLDSLKGLFGMTEEVEAVPNISDMTRSVSDAVGITESQATGGLASIFNYAKDNISASQFSELSNALPGLDSLLGSVPDISNVTSEGGLSSILDKAASYSDSFKSVNELNKQFEALGLEPEQIMQIVNSAKAYLDTEQGQEIKALLVEGLGKFSG, encoded by the coding sequence ATGAAAAAAATTTACGCTCTAGTTTTAGTATCAGGACTTACCGTTGCTCCTCAAAGCCATGCCGAAGGATGGTTGGATTCCCTTAAAGGCTTGTTTGGTATGACCGAAGAAGTTGAAGCCGTACCCAATATTTCTGACATGACACGCTCAGTCAGTGACGCGGTAGGCATTACTGAATCTCAAGCGACAGGTGGCTTAGCATCTATCTTCAACTACGCAAAAGATAATATTTCAGCTAGCCAGTTCAGTGAGCTTAGTAACGCGTTGCCAGGGCTTGATTCTCTATTGGGCTCAGTGCCTGATATTAGCAACGTCACTTCTGAAGGCGGTTTAAGCAGTATTCTTGATAAAGCCGCAAGTTATAGCGATAGCTTTAAATCAGTTAATGAATTGAACAAGCAATTTGAAGCGCTAGGCCTAGAACCAGAGCAGATTATGCAAATTGTGAATAGTGCAAAAGCTTACCTTGATACCGAGCAAGGGCAAGAGATTAAAGCACTATTGGTTGAAGGTTTAGGCAAGTTCAGCGGCTAA